The DNA region GGGTTCCGGATGTGGAAAAACTTCGCCGGCTTTTGTCTTCGATGCCGAAGAACAACATCTACTTCGGCACGTTTCCGTCCGAGGTCCGGCCCGAGTTTGTCATACAGGAGACCGCCGAACTCATCACGGAGTTCTGTTCGAACACCAAGCTCCATTTCGGGGCACAGTCGGGTTCGGACGCCGTTTTACGGAAGATGGGCAGGGGGCATACGGTCGTCGATGTCTATTCGGCGCTCGAGACCTGCAAAAAAGTCGGGCTGACTCCCGTGGTCGACGTGATCTTCGGCTTCCCGTTTGCGTCAGACGAGGATGAGGAGGCGACCCTCTCCCTCGTTCGCGAAGTGACCCGTTATGGTACGGCCCACGTGCATTATCTGACCCCCCTTCCGGGAACGCCGCTTGAGGGGTCCACCCCCCGGGATATCCTGCCGGAGGTCGACAAGCGGCTTGGGCAGCTCGCGCTGAGCGGCCGGGTCACCGGATACTGGCACGATAAATTCTAAGTTGTCCCCGTTAACACCGAGAATGTCAGCTCATTGGGCGACAAATAGGTCCAATAGGCTTTATGCAGGCCGTCTTCGTACTGTTCGCGGATCGTCACGTCTTTTATTTCGAGTGCGTCCCCATACTTGGCCGCGTGATACTCTCTGACCGCGGTGAGTGCCTCTTCGCACTTCGTTTGCCAGTCATTCTCCGGGATGACTCCTTCGTTAAAATTGATTCCGTAGATTATTTTCTCGGCTGTCTCATCGATGTACTCCCACATGACGAAGTCATCGTAGGCGTACATGTTGAAGAGCCCGCCTATCTCCGGCGTCGTTGAAGTGTAAGGCTCTTTGTCCGTGTCGAGATGTATGGCCTGATATGTGCATCCAGCTGTCGAAATTACGGCAAAAATCAGGATGACCGCCAGGAGAAATGCACGTTTCCTCATAGGTGTAGAGTTGCCTGCAGGCACCTTATATGTATCGCGAATCCGGGTTTTCGAAATCCGACTGTTTCAAAAAAGGAATTGGCCGTCAGACCATTTTTTCGGGAGCGGCCTGCATGAACTCCCGTGCGACGGTGGTCGCATAATGGCCGGGCGGCAGAACGAAGTTCAGCTGCACGTTGTTTTCAAACACCGCGGTTTCTACTTCGGTTGCGAGGGAGATCCTTCGGTGGGCGCCGTCGAAGTTGGTTTTTACAAACTCTGTTGCGTCGGCAAAGCTCTGCATGGAGATGTTGTCCTTTTCCATCTGGGCAAACATCGTTTCTTCGAGAGGACCGGGGGCCACGGGCAGGGTCTTTCCGGGCATCCAGCCGACGATGAAGCATCGGCCGCGTTTCATGTGCTGGCGGGCGGTCGCGATGTTTTTCTCGGTGACGGTGTCGACGCGTCCGTTGGTGAATTCGAGGTGTTCGCCGACTCTCGGCTCGTTGAGGGGGGCGTTTTCTTCGCACCGTTTGGAAAGGGCGATGTTGAAGAGCCAGGACTGGTATGCCGAGACGAACATGGAGAGGAGTTTTGGGGGCATTGCCTGAAGGGCCGCTCCGTAGTCGCCGGGGTTTTTGGCGAGGGAGTCGAGCATGATCCGCTCATACGAGAGCCAGGGCGGCAGTTCGTAGAGGGCGGTTTTTGCGTCGCCGGTCTCGGCGAAGTTTTTGCGGGCGGTTTGGACCTGTTCGGATTCGTAGGGGAAGCAGCCTCCGACGTAGAGATCGACGGCTTCTTTGAATTCTTTTCTGAGGATGTGGTAACCCATTTTGTGGGTGACGGGTTTGAGGGCGCCGAATCTCTGGAGTCCGTAGTAGTTGGGGATTCCTGCAGCGATTTCGCCGGAGATTTCAGCGGTGTTTTTTGCGAGATCGTTCGGTTCGCAGTCCCGAAGGGTGATCTTGAATCTGTTTCCAAGGAGGTTTCCAAGGCCGAGGGAGAACTGGTGGGTCGCGACCGGTTCGATGGTCATGTCTTTGATGTTGAGGTTGGCGGCGGCTTCGGCGGGGACGTTGTAGAGGGAGATGTACTGGGTGGTGACGGCGTTTTTGTCTTTGGTGCCTGCCCATCCGATGCGTTTCTGGCTGATGCGCAGCCGGTTGGTGATTTCGTGCATGGCGTGCTGGTGTTCCCAGGAGCGTTTGGTGAGTTTGCAGATGGTGTAGGGGCCGGTGTTGGTGAAGGTGATGGGCAGTTCTTCGACGACGAAGTCTTCGGGGGTGGTTCGGAGACGTCCGCCGATTCCGGGCTGGCTGGTGGCGTAGTACCGCATGCCGAGGTCGATTTCGAGGGGGTGGGTGGATGGTTTCATGTCAGAGGAGGGGGAGGTGTCCGGTTATTTTATTGATGATTTCGGCTTTTGCGGGTCCTATTCCAAGCGCCGTGACCGTTCCCGGGGGGATTTCGGTGTAGCCGGCGTCAACGATCAAAGAGACGGGGACGCCGTGCATTTCGGCGACGACTTTGAGTTCGTAGAGGGCACGTTCGCTTGGGGCTTTGAGGGCGACTTTTTTCTGGCCTTCCCGGAGCCATTCTTTTTTGTCGGCAAGGGAGGCTTTTTCGTAGGCGCCAATCGAGGCATGGGCTGCCTGGGCACACATTTTTCCGCAGCTGAGTTTTAGGTCGCTTCTGAGGATGAGGCACTGTTTATATTTGAATTCTTCTTCTCCGCCTTTCATTGGTGCGGTACTATTTGGGGTGAAGGGGGATAAAGTAGTACATTCAAAATGAAGAAAACTTTAGACATTTGGCTAAAACAGGATATACAGTTAGATAAGATGTATGGGGGATTTGGAAGTTACATATATGTATTTCGACAGATGAATATACTACACATGGTCATAGAGTTAACTCGTACAGTCCGCTTTTTTGAGTTAGATTTTATTCATGCTGAACATCCCCATTGTTCTTTACCCGAGAAATCCGTACAAAAGATATTATTAGAGAAGAATATTATTGATTTTGGAAATGCTGAGCGCAGGGTGATAACTCCTTGTAAGGATTATTTATCAGATGTTGAGGGGATTAGTTGCTGGTCAGTATCACGGATTCGTCAGCATGATATCCCAAGAATATCTGATATGTTAGCACATAATTCAAAAGAAATCCCCTTGGGAGAGGATGAAGGAATATGCGATACAGCACACTTTATGATGTTTTTGGATGGTGCGGTTATTGGTGTTGAGTCTTGCCAACAGGCAGGATCAATATCCACAGCCTTGACAATTTCAATCTCTACATGGTGTCGTGAACATCCTGAAGCAGGATTACAAGGAGTAAATATAAATCCAATAAAACGAAGTAGGATAGATTTGGATAAATTACAAAAAATACGAAAAATTCACTTGCGCACGTCTCCAAACATTAGTGAAAATTATAATCCAAATGTTAAAGAACTTGGAAGACTCTTTGCTATGAATGATGATTCGGGGATTGAAATAACTCTTCGTGAGGATAAAAAAGAAAAGAAAGGTATTCAAGGAGCAATTGAGTGGGTGAAAGCTCAATTTGCAGATGATAATGCCGTTGAAAAGTTAAGTCTCCTAAAAATTGAGGCTGTTGTTCAAAATGGTTCTGGAAAATATGAAGAAATTGATCTTTTAGACTCTTTTCTTATTGCAAAAAAACGTGTTATAAAACTAGACAGTAAGACAAAAGGTGTAAGTTCCCAGTCAATGTATGAACAAATTAATAATACATATGAAGATTTTAAAACAGAAATACTTGCAAGAAAACCTTATTATGTTCTCTCAGAAATACGTTGAATGACACATATTCTATCTATTTATCAAATAAAAGAAGCAAAAATTGATTTTATATTAGCCATAGCTTTCACAATTTT from Methanocorpusculum labreanum Z includes:
- the truD gene encoding tRNA pseudouridine(13) synthase TruD, producing MKPSTHPLEIDLGMRYYATSQPGIGGRLRTTPEDFVVEELPITFTNTGPYTICKLTKRSWEHQHAMHEITNRLRISQKRIGWAGTKDKNAVTTQYISLYNVPAEAAANLNIKDMTIEPVATHQFSLGLGNLLGNRFKITLRDCEPNDLAKNTAEISGEIAAGIPNYYGLQRFGALKPVTHKMGYHILRKEFKEAVDLYVGGCFPYESEQVQTARKNFAETGDAKTALYELPPWLSYERIMLDSLAKNPGDYGAALQAMPPKLLSMFVSAYQSWLFNIALSKRCEENAPLNEPRVGEHLEFTNGRVDTVTEKNIATARQHMKRGRCFIVGWMPGKTLPVAPGPLEETMFAQMEKDNISMQSFADATEFVKTNFDGAHRRISLATEVETAVFENNVQLNFVLPPGHYATTVAREFMQAAPEKMV
- the pth2 gene encoding peptidyl-tRNA hydrolase Pth2, yielding MKGGEEEFKYKQCLILRSDLKLSCGKMCAQAAHASIGAYEKASLADKKEWLREGQKKVALKAPSERALYELKVVAEMHGVPVSLIVDAGYTEIPPGTVTALGIGPAKAEIINKITGHLPLL